TCTAGTAATATATAGTTTGAAATTGTCTACAAGCCCACGTactaaatttacataaaaccAAAGAGCACagataaaaaagataaaaaagataaacaacCACTCAGCATCGATTAAGTTGTGatgtaaaaaacaaaatgtctAGTGTCGAAGAGATTCTAGAAACTTACATGTATAACAAGCACAGGAGACTTCACCTTTCGAATTTTCTTTACATTCTGCAAGATTTAGTGGAGTTAATAACTGACAGCAAATAAAAGGTAGAAAGGTCAATTAGATTCTGATCATATCGAATATTGTAAAAAAGTACCAAGAGTAGAATCACATCACAAAAGGGTTTTCTCGGAAGAATGCTTCAAAACAGATTactaaacatatttttcaacgCACAAACAACCTGATGCAGCCAAGGATCATATCACAACCAccatgaattttgatttcacTTACTAATCACAACTGACACATTTACAAAAAGATCATCCCAATGCGTACAAACAAGAAATAGCTGAGCCGCAGCAGTACCTTATTCGTTAGTTAAATGGGTATCTAAACTCGTAATGACCAGTAAGATACAAATTCCACCTATCTAGCGATTTTAGAGCAAGAAAGTTTTGacgaagaagaaaatatttttaaggatTTAAATACAATGTCCCATATTTCAAAAAGTCCAACCATGAACCATCAAAGAATCACACTATATCACTAGTAAGGGGGCACATCGGATCAGAAGAGGCAGTGCAACCATGATTGTAGCACTGCCACATGTTAACCatgtaaatagtaaatatgttttttttcgAGAAATGTAAAACTACTAACCTTGTAAATATCACAGCAGAGGGTAAACTTCACATGGCAAAGCACACGAAGTCCAGATAGGATGGCACTGTGCAAAACTACACCTCTTAGTCTTGGTAACTGAGCTGCTAAATGTAGTGTGGGGCCACTTCCAACTGATTGCCCGTATAGAATTAGATCTTCCTGGCTAATCCCATACTCTGTTTGAAGACACTCATATACAGCCTCGATGTCCGCATATGTGTCATATTCACTAGGCTGGGAGTTATAGAAAGCCAAAGTATTTATATCTAACTAGAAGAACGATACTTAATTTATGAGTTGAACAAATCAGGACTGGAACCCACCAGACTCATTCGGAAACATTATTAAGACGCTTcagaaacaaacaaacaaaaggtCCGTAACAGGCtgatttctagtatttattaaacttcttaataataataatcagcATACAGCGACTTATGAGACTGACTACTAAATGTTCCAAAACcgaattaaatataattactacaAGCGAGGCTATGTAAGCCAATTTTCTTTCAGCACCTTCCAAAACTATGCGGTTATGAACATCAGTTAATGACGGGACTAAGTTCATTGAATTTTACCTTACCGGTTGAAGCTCCATAACCAGAATAGTCATACCTGCAAATTTGGATAGAATTAACTCAGTAACGCAATAAACTAATCAAAGAAAGAGTAAATCATTAAATTGCAAGAGTCCATCTATTGCATTACAGTACACACATCAGAAAAGGAAGGTATTCGCAAAACGTGGGGAAAGAGGCAGATATTGAAGAGCAGGATGAACAAGCTAATTCCCTTGTAATCATTGAGCAAAGAAATATTGAAGAGCACATCCATGGGGGCATTCATAGGATTGTGTATTTGAGGGGTAAGATGGTCAGACAAgttaagaattaattaattcataagaATAATATGCATCCACAAGAGATTTGTAAGACAACAAATAAAGTTTTGACTAAAAACACCCTGCTGGAAAAGAAGCAAAGGTGAGACAGATCAATGCCTTGTACTTAAGGCTTTGTAATCATCCAATCTCACAAAAGCTGAAAGATAATagtaaaagaaatgaaagCAACATAAAGAGAGCAAAAATTAAGAGCAACATGAAAGTCACTGAGAAGTGAACAAGATGTCACAATCTCAAGGTACCATTAAGATCACCTTTTAGTGAAAGCCCAATCACTTTCACATCAAAATAAGCACAGTGCCAACATTAAAGAAGGAAAATGCAACACCAATTAAACCCAATTAGGTCGCCATTTTGTCAACTAAAAATCAAGATTTCAGATCTAAGCCCAATAAATAAGCagaaaatttaaaaggaaaactagagtaaaaatggaaaacaatAGATAGGGCAAACtgaattaatttcaaattaccCAATAAGATTAACCCTGAGATTGGCTTTGAGCTGGAGAAAGAGGTCATAGAGCTGGCCCAGATCAGCTGCATTTCCATGGGAATACAACACAGTGAGGCGGGCGGAGGGATTCCTCAGGTAAAAAGCTACAATCTTGTTGCCCCTCTTGGTGTGGACAGACAGGACATCGAGGCAAGAGTCGTCAATGGCGATTGGGAGCGAGGAAGCGGCGGAGACCGCCACGAGCTTGCCGTCGTCCCTCTTCTTGACCTGGTAAGTCGGCGGCGTCGGCGGAAAGAAGGCGAATTTGGCCGCGAGTTGTGACACCAAACAACCCATTTACTCAATTAGTGAGGAGCGTTGTTTGTGGTCATgaatgcatgtgtgtgtgtgcttCAATTTGGGGCTGAATCTGTGATTGTTTGCTACTGCAATGAAGCTGGTTTTGAGGTGAAGGGAAATAGCCGGGGAAGTGTGAAAAATAGTGATAAAGAAATGGGAAATAATTAATAGAGTGTCAGCAATCACAGTGTCTGATGCTACTAAAAACTATTTCTAGTGGAAGACGACATTTTTCTGGTCAGATACACAGAAAGGACTTCTCTCCCTCTtctcttttcttctcttcatatgatgattacaaatattttttcaagtccgtgagtttcaattttgagcaaaaatgattttacagtgtattctttttttgttcAAAAATTACTAAAGCAgacaaaaatcacaaatgcAACCAAACAATGTTGGTGCTGATCTAGAATAGCGTAGGCTGGTTTTGCATTGGATCTGATATATCGGTGGATTTGGACTTCCTATTTCTATATAGTTATTAAACATTTTACTTTATAAGTAAAAGTGAACTTCAGAAAATGGAATCTGATCTCTGTGTTTTGCACAAatataatatcagattttttaaaatcaattttagtGACTTGTGAATTTTGGCTTATAGAgggtatttttaaaaaattaaattaaatggtaCTTCCTCCTCCATCCGTTAAATGAGGTCCCATTTTACCATTTGGAGTGTCGGCGATTTAATGtctcatttatcttttctcattctaAGTAAATGGACCTCATCATTCACCTAAATCAttacattcatattttattataaaacttatatataaaattggggtccacattccattaattcatttctccaattttcttcacaaagtcaacaatttcttaaaactcatgcggAATCCAAATGGGACTATAAATGGGGGGCGGAGGAAGTATCAATCATGTGATTTATATTCTTACTTTTcgcctttttttttctttttctttctatctcttctttcatttttagtgggataTAATGAGAGATGTTTTTCGGAGCTAAAGTTTATAAGAAGACGAAaccttttcatttaaatttattttttctcaattgtaaATCCTGTATTTCATATTCTGTTTCTGGGCCATCTCCCCTTCAACTTCATttgcaatcataaaaaaaacggAAATAAGTTTCAAAGGCAATAAATTGGATTTTACCTACACAAGCCTAATAGGTTAAAAGGAATGAGCAAAATGTATTGCAACATCATCGATACATAAGAACAAAAATGTCGAGCTCTTGCCCGCAGGGACTTAGCGCAGTTGGTTCCAGAGGAACAGATATTGCTACAAGGAGCTGGGTTCGAATCCCACTACTGGCGTGTGGGAGCTTCCATCTATTAGGCACAAGTGTGAGGCCTTGAGAGATGTCCTCCTGTCAAGACAGTGGATTGAAGGCCTCCTCTCTAACGGGCCGTTGTGTACCCTGATTGAACCCCCTCACAAACTGTCGGGCCGGGGTGTGGGGCGGCTGGGGTGACCGCATCATCTTTTGCTACAAAAATATCGAGCTCTTTCTTAAAACACCACAAAAAAATTGCATCTATGACATTAATTTCTTACTTCCATAAATCATTAAGATTTCGCTGAATTTCTCacaaaatatatgcatatagaCTAATtcacccctaccaaacatggTCTAAGATAATTTCCATCATAATTCTTCCAAAAAAGTCCAAACAACATAGATGTTACCCCTTCTTTcgtaaaaaaatgtaaaaatgatGTAGCCGAATACTGCAATCATTTGGCGACAGACACAAATtgtgaaattggtaaagtatgagaaagaTAAAAGATAGAATTATTAGAGCattatttgtgaataatgAAGTTCTTTCTTAGGAGAAAAATACCTACTAAAATGgatgttgaatttttattcaaccctatagaattaagaaaattaagaattagTTTGATTGGTAGGAAAAAGAATGAACGATGAGTTTTTCCTTTCTTCCTTCtatcatatttttgtgggatatACCAAACTTGAAATAAAGAagactagtagtagtatttttttatggaacaaaAAAGGAGATAATTTAGGAAAGCGTGTCGCAAAGGtgtgataaaataatactccccctgtcctcgattaagagtcacacttttacatttcggttcgtctccaattaagagtcacacttcatttttattataaatggtagtaggtcccacattccactaactcacttcactcacattttattataaaactaatataaaaaaatgggtctcacatcccactaactttttcaaccaacttttctttacatttcttaaaactcgtgtccggtcaaactGTGACTGCTAAcggggggacggagggagtatacttCATTCGTTGAATTCAGTACAACACGGAGTAATATTTCGAGGAAATGCAACGTagcttttttcttttcttaccAAAAAATCAGTCTATTTCGGTGCTGCTTTTAAACAACAATCCAACTCAAACACAAAAATGGagctaaaaaataatattttcaaaattaatttgcttatgaattgaatattttataaagtgAATTACaactcataaaatttgtcgtgaaattaaaaaattggttaaattctaattcatcccctaattttaaaaactagcTAGAAAAATCACTAAATTTAGATTTGTTTACGACAATCACACCTCATTTGATGGCCCAAATTGACGGCCCactaattgatatatttaatggCCCAAAACTCAGTAAGTTTAGCCCAAACTGACGGCCCATCAGTCGCTATTTCAAATCAACGCAACGTTTAAATCCCAACGGCTAGTTCAACATTACCGTTTTAACCATAATTCAAAAAGCTTGTTACACCAAAGCCTCATTTCCATCACCAAACTGTGCAAAACTAGTCAACTATAAATTTCTTcacaataaaagaaaacacagGTGAATCGGAgcaaaaaatcaaagaaaaatggCGTACGCGTACAAGCCCACATACTACACATCGCTGCACGACTCGATGACCTCCATCTGCAAGAGCATCCTCCCGTTCTCGTTGAAGAAGAAGCGGATGCCTGCGATTGCTGCAGCCGAGCAGCAGCGGGCCAAGGATCAGTCGGATCAGCTCAAGTGGCAGCAGGAGTCCTTCCACCAGATGCATAATTTGATGGGACTCTGTAAAGAGGGAATTATTCAGGAAGATGAGGTCTCTGCATTCCGAGCTCATCTTCTCGAAACCCTCATCGCCTCTCCCCTCGATTATGAGCCCCCCGTGATTCTAAGGGATAAGCTCATCTTCTTGCAGGTTTTATTCCTAATTTTTCTAGATTTCGATTTTGGTGGTGTGTGCTACATAATTGAATCCAATTGCAGCTTTGATCTTTTACAAATTTGGCTTTAACAgatccttttcctttttaggagTTACTCTATGCTAATTGCATATCTGAGGATGAGTATCATGCTTCAAAGAGGCCTTTGTTGCAGAGGCTAGCGGTTCAGGGGGCCGAGATTAAGGAAACGGATGTGACGGTTCGTGGGGTGCAGAAACAGATTTCGAACGAAGAGTGGTCTGTAATCGATTTGAAGGAAGAGAAATGCTTGGTGAGATCAGCATCAAAGAGAGCAAAAGGGGCTTCTTCGGTTTTGGATTTCGTATCGCCCAATCAGTACGGGAAGTTGAAGGAGGACAAGAATACAAGTGAGTCGGATCGAAGGAATAAAGATCAGAAGGGGAATGAGCTTTTGAGGTCTACTGAAAATCCCTTTTGGAATGCTGGTTGCAATGAATCCAAGTCTATTTTCTTGATGGAAAGTGTACCTGAATCTGAGAGGCAACTCTGTAGTAGTGAGAAAGGGAAGAGGAAACCATTTATGGCAATCTTTCAAAGAGAGGAGAATGATGATAACAACAAAGAAAGTGGAAAAACAGTGAAGAAAACATGGGGATTCAAGATATGGAAGAAAGGCAATGTGGAGGATGAAAGGACACTCTTGTCTCTACCTGAAAAATCAGATGACACAAAGGAACCACAAAccaagaagatgaagaacaaGAATGGTTTACCAACAGATGGTATTTTAGATGAGGTAACAACCCAATTTCCTTCATAACTACTCTTGTCATTGGCTATGTTTGAGATTGCATAGCTGATATAATAACTCTTTGCTTGTAGGCATTTGGAGAGAACGTGAAGAAGGAACTGTCGCGAATCCAAACAGAACTCAACGCAAGAAGTACACGCGTTCATCTTTCGTAAGCACTTCATTTTGGCATCATCTACTACTATATGAATCTGTCATTCTGACCAGTTTTGTCTACTTTGATATGTCAGAGATGAAGTCTCTGATAGTTGTCACACAGTCGACAATGCTGAGCTGAAAAAAGGTTTACCAAAGTAAGTGAATGACTGTTTCTCACTTCTTTAGCTCATGTATTGAAACTGATTGTGATTGTTGCTCTCATCTTTTGTGGATAATTTAGATTAAGTTGTGACCGCAGCAGCCAAGTTGTGGCGAGAGAGAAACGCAACTCGAAAAGATGGACCACgtttgatgatgaagatgaaaaCTCGCATCCAAATCTGTTTGCTCCTCAAGATCAGTCCTCATACTTTACGAAGCAAGCCTCAAGGACGGCTTCGCGCACATCTTTTAACAATAGCAGCATCGATAAGGGCTTTAGATATAATCCCTTCTTCGACATGTAACATGTTGAAGCCGATATCTGAATCGGCACAATCTTTCAACAACCAGAAGCCATGTTATGTTCTATAAAAGTACCCTATGTCACTGTGTGTTTGTTTGTAAAGAAGAAAAGCAATTGTATCATACAATCTCATAGCAAATATTGATTTTGCACAAATGTTATACGTCCTATATATGTTTTCCTgtaattatatgattttattcgGTCTCTCGACTCTTTACAATTTTTACTTCCAAAGCCTTGGATTTGTTCGTTGAGATTTTCCGGTGCACATGTCAAGCTCTCCAGCTGCGCTGAATTCAACGGAGAATAGATGGGATGGGGAAAATTCACAAGACATGTTATTGCCTAGGAAAAATTGCAAGATTATGCAAGCATCGAAATATTCCATTGGTATATACCATCAACATTCTTTCTCATTCAACAACAGGCATGAATAATTCCAAGAAATCTTCACCTCTGAAAAACTTCCACCATTTACCTAACATACTAACGGGGAAGGGTGTCTAAATTTGAACAAACATCTCCTCGGCAGAGTGGGCAGACACTGCAAGGAGGCGGCACAAAGTCTATTAAAATCAAGACATACAAGCGGGTAGGCTAGGCGTGACAACTTACCCGTGAACCTCTTGGAGCCATTTATCCACACATGACATGTGATACTCGTGTTGGCATGGAAGTATACGTATCTTGTCTCCATCCTCATAGGATCCCAGGCAAATCTGACACCTGCATCACATCATGGTCACGGGATAATCTGATATTTCAATTTAGGAAGCAAATGCGAGTTTGTTAAATTTCCGTCATTTGTAATTTCTTCTCAGTTCATTTGGGTTAACAGTAGAAAGTAGAAACATACTGTGAGATATCCTCTTCATATTCcaatattttttcctttccgTAAATCTTCATTGGCAACGAGGCAACAACTGATTCTGGAGCTGGTTGTGAGACCACAGACAAGGAAATAGACATGGGCTGCTGGTGGTGTATTTGGTCAAGCACCTAAAAAATGCACGTAATGAACCATAACAATAcacacatgtatatatacaacTCGAACAGTCTGACACAGAAGATTACTTCAAACCATGTTTGGGAAAGAAAGACCATTCGAGAAATTGCTCGTGAGCCAGACTCCTCTGCTGATAAACCAAATCGGCATGAACATGAGCTACCAGCATGTATCCTTCTAGGGCAGACATCAGTCGGAGAATCCGATGTATCGAGACTGCCATGGCGTCTTTCCCCTAACTGTACACAACAAGAAACTTTAACTACCATTAGAGGTCCCAATGAATGCACTATAGGAGAATATGACTAATGAGATAAAAATTTATGCatgcatattttaaataaagattGACCGACATGTATAACCATTTAATGACTAAGTTGTGTAAGTGACAGACAAGTTACTTGGGTGtggaagagagaaagaagataaCAATTGCATCATATTCCTAATTCTTAAAGAGTGAAGCAGAATTGAGCATAACATGGAACTAAACCTCTCTGAATTCaataaagtttataattttaaaagtggAAGCAAAGTAATACCTCATTACTTCCATGTATCTCACTTCCAAGAGACATGAAACTTCCATGAAGGCTGGTGCTAAAGAAATCTGTTAAATCACGGTGAGAGCCATCTGGAGATCTTGAGTATTCAGATCCACTTGTTGAAAAGACGGTATttcttgaaaatgaaaatgatgtaTAATTCCTTATATCATGACTATCTGGGGATACACTCGTTAAACTGTTTGAGGATGCACTCATTAGATCTCCGTGACGCAGAGTCCCCTCTTGCCTGCTTTCTTCTCTCCCTAATATTATAAATC
The nucleotide sequence above comes from Salvia hispanica cultivar TCC Black 2014 chromosome 5, UniMelb_Shisp_WGS_1.0, whole genome shotgun sequence. Encoded proteins:
- the LOC125187072 gene encoding uncharacterized protein LOC125187072 isoform X1 — protein: MAYAYKPTYYTSLHDSMTSICKSILPFSLKKKRMPAIAAAEQQRAKDQSDQLKWQQESFHQMHNLMGLCKEGIIQEDEVSAFRAHLLETLIASPLDYEPPVILRDKLIFLQELLYANCISEDEYHASKRPLLQRLAVQGAEIKETDVTVRGVQKQISNEEWSVIDLKEEKCLVRSASKRAKGASSVLDFVSPNQYGKLKEDKNTSESDRRNKDQKGNELLRSTENPFWNAGCNESKSIFLMESVPESERQLCSSEKGKRKPFMAIFQREENDDNNKESGKTVKKTWGFKIWKKGNVEDERTLLSLPEKSDDTKEPQTKKMKNKNGLPTDGILDEAFGENVKKELSRIQTELNARSTRVHLSDEVSDSCHTVDNAELKKGLPKLSCDRSSQVVAREKRNSKRWTTFDDEDENSHPNLFAPQDQSSYFTKQASRTASRTSFNNSSIDKGFRYNPFFDM
- the LOC125187072 gene encoding uncharacterized protein LOC125187072 isoform X2 — encoded protein: MAYAYKPTYYTSLHDSMTSICKSILPFSLKKKRMPAIAAAEQQRAKDQSDQLKWQQESFHQMHNLMGLCKEGIIQEDEVSAFRAHLLETLIASPLDYEPPVILRDKLIFLQELLYANCISEDEYHASKRPLLQRLAVQGAEIKETDVTVRGVQKQISNEEWSVIDLKEEKCLVRSASKRAKGASSVLDFVSPNQYGKLKEDKNTSESDRRNKDQKGNELLRSTENPFWNAGCNESKSIFLMESVPESERQLCSSEKGKRKPFMAIFQREENDDNNKESGKTVKKTWGFKIWKKGNVEDERTLLSLPEKSDDTKEPQTKKMKNKNGLPTDGILDEAFGENVKKELSRIQTELNARSTRVHLSDEVSDSCHTVDNAELKKGLPNSQVVAREKRNSKRWTTFDDEDENSHPNLFAPQDQSSYFTKQASRTASRTSFNNSSIDKGFRYNPFFDM
- the LOC125187071 gene encoding uncharacterized protein LOC125187071 — its product is MGLGASHLGGSPPSHRPRPRRPSIRRTISSFLLCGASPPRSLAVEDCPAELLMNSAEIGGGERLNGKGKGPRLSMGRKTCLVDDGITKNGRCTAGNEIAALKTVSGDGDKCNCSSKCGDMISCSSTASSSDDGTASTSSSIDQPSPDTVIAKFDASKDITSITSSDSSPISLDEVSAGNSIAEAIDSYSEDTSFYHDSPVAFHLMHDRGLIPLTSGFIILGREESRQEGTLRHGDLMSASSNSLTSVSPDSHDIRNYTSFSFSRNTVFSTSGSEYSRSPDGSHRDLTDFFSTSLHGSFMSLGSEIHGSNELGERRHGSLDTSDSPTDVCPRRIHAGSSCSCRFGLSAEESGSRAISRMVFLSQTWFEVLDQIHHQQPMSISLSVVSQPAPESVVASLPMKIYGKEKILEYEEDISQCQICLGSYEDGDKIRILPCQHEYHMSCVDKWLQEVHGVCPLCRGDVCSNLDTLPR
- the LOC125186666 gene encoding alpha/beta hydrolase domain-containing protein 17B isoform X1, with the protein product MGCLVSQLAAKFAFFPPTPPTYQVKKRDDGKLVAVSAASSLPIAIDDSCLDVLSVHTKRGNKIVAFYLRNPSARLTVLYSHGNAADLGQLYDLFLQLKANLRVNLIGYDYSGYGASTGKPSEYDTYADIEAVYECLQTEYGISQEDLILYGQSVGSGPTLHLAAQLPRLRGVVLHSAILSGLRVLCHVKFTLCCDIYKNVKKIRKVKSPVLVIHGTDDDVVNWLHGNGLWKMAREPYEPLWIKGGGHCNLELYPDYIRHLCRFVQEMENMTTEVRLRKIRPTLALQKRWKCTSMCCADKCCIVKVRRPRWPQCLNLSCIKRPKCAGWRLPGCPSCLIPSCTGLSCWCKKCSCRCTICSCLCAAKCSCW